The stretch of DNA GAGAAGGCGCGCGCCGCCGGTATCCCGATTTGTGCGCTCGACCACAAGATCGCAGAAAGCCGGGAGGCTTTCGACCGGGCGATGGACGAGACCCTTAGACAGGCTGGCGTCGACCTTATCTGCATGGCCGGCTATATGCGGGTTCTATCGGATGCCTTTGTTGAGACTTGGCACAATCGGATGATCAATATTCATCCGTCGCTGCTGCCGGCCTATCCTGGCCTCAACACGCACAGACGGGCGCTCGCCGACGGCGTGCGCATCACCGGCTGCACGGTTCATTTCGTCCGCAAGGAGGTCGATACCGGGCCGATCATCGCGCAAGCGGCGGTGCCCGTCTTGGCGACTGATGATGAGGAGAGCCTGGCTGCCCGCGTTCTCGCCGCTGAGCATGTCCTTTACCCCTTCGCGCTCAGGCTCATCGCTTCGGGACAGGTATCGGTGGATGGCAACAGGATCATCGATCGCGGCTTGGGAAGCCACGCCACGTCTTCGCTGTTCTCACCCCGGCCAGAGTGACCACGGCGCCGGGCACCCAGTGGTGCCCGGGGACTGCATCGCTTGTCAGGCGTGAGCGATTCCGGCTTGAGCCTGCTGGTTCTGCTCCATGCGCTGCTGATACATGGCCGCAAAATCGATGGGATCGAGCATCAGCGGCGGGAAACCGCCATTGCGTGTCGCATCGGCCAGGATTTGCCGCGCGAAGGGGAACAGCATCCGCGGGCACTCGATCAGCACCACCGGGTGCAGCATCTCCTGTGGAATCCCTTCCAGGCGGAAGATGCCGGCGTAAAGCATCTCGGCCTGGAACACGACCGTGTCAGGACCGCTCGCCGTGACCTCGAGATGGATCTCGACCTCGTAATCCGTCGGCGCCAGCGTCCTGGCATTCACATTGACGGAGATATCGATCTTCGGCTGAGCCATTTGGCCCGAAAGGGACTGCGGCGCATTGGGATTCTCGAAGGAAAGATCCTTGAGATATTGGGCGAGCACGCGCATCGAGGGCTTCTGCGCAT from Rhodoligotrophos sp. CJ14 encodes:
- the purN gene encoding phosphoribosylglycinamide formyltransferase: MAKLRVGVLISGRGSNLAALMEAARHPDYPAEIAIVISNRPGAAGLEKARAAGIPICALDHKIAESREAFDRAMDETLRQAGVDLICMAGYMRVLSDAFVETWHNRMINIHPSLLPAYPGLNTHRRALADGVRITGCTVHFVRKEVDTGPIIAQAAVPVLATDDEESLAARVLAAEHVLYPFALRLIASGQVSVDGNRIIDRGLGSHATSSLFSPRPE
- the secB gene encoding protein-export chaperone SecB; protein product: MADTSNTNGNGGAGLGADRPDAQKPSMRVLAQYLKDLSFENPNAPQSLSGQMAQPKIDISVNVNARTLAPTDYEVEIHLEVTASGPDTVVFQAEMLYAGIFRLEGIPQEMLHPVVLIECPRMLFPFARQILADATRNGGFPPLMLDPIDFAAMYQQRMEQNQQAQAGIAHA